The Streptomyces rimosus genomic interval TGGCCGGGGCTCCTTCCGGAGGGGGCGCGGGGCGGGTTCCGAGGCGCGCCTCACTGTGTTACGAATCCACCCTAAGTGGGGCGATATCGGGTCGCGGACCGGCCCCTGTAGTTTGCGGGGGTGAGCACCACCGTCGCCGAGATCCTGTCCCTCCTGCTGCTGGTCTGCGTCCTGGTCTTCGCCGTACGGAGGCCGGGCGGCGCCCCCGAGGCCGTCGTGGCCGTACCGGCTGCGGGCCTGCTCGTGGTGGCCGGTGCCGTGTCGCCGTCCGCCGCCTGGCAGCAGGTGCACACGCTGCTGCCGGTCGTCGGCTTCCTGGCCGCCGTACTGGTGCTGGCGCATCTGTGCGCGCGCGAAGGGCTCTTCGAGGCGGCCGGGGCGGCCCTGGCGCGGCGCTGCGCGGGGCGCCCGCGGCTGCTGCTGGCCGGTGTCTTCGTGCTCGCCGCCGCGGTCACCGCGGTGCTCAGCCTGGACGCGACGGTGGTGCTGCTCACGCCGGTGATCGTGGCCACCGCCGCGCACGCCCGCGCCCGCGCCCGGCCCCACCTGTACGCCTGCGCCCATCTGGCGAACTCCGCCTCGCTGCTGCTGCCCGTCTCCAACCTCACCAACCTGCTGGCGCTCGGCGCCGCCGGACTGTCCTTCACGCGCTTCGCCGCCCTGATGGCGCTGCCGTGGGTGGTGGCGGTGGTCTTCGAGTACGTGGTGTTCCGGCGGTTCTTCGGGGCGGAGCTGCGGGAGGACGCCGGGGACGGAGCGCCGCGGACGGGTACGGCCGGCGACGGGGACACCCCGGACCCTCCGCCGCTGCCCGTCTTCGCGCTCGTGGTCCTCTCGCTCACGCTCGCCGGATTCGTGGTCACCTCGTTCGCCGGGCTGAACCCGGCCTGGGCGGCGCTGGCCGGCGTACTGGTCCTCGGGATACGCGCGCTCGCGCGCCGGGAGACCACCGTGACCGGCGTCGTGGGCGCGGCCAAACCGTTCTTCTGCCTCTTCGTGCTGGCCCTGGGCATCGTGGTGCAGGCGGTCGTGGACAACGGCCTGGGCGACGCCGTCGACCGGCTGCTGCCCGCGGGCTCCTCGCTGCCCGCGCTCCTCGGTGTGGCCGCGTTCGCCGCGCTGCTCGCCAACGTCATCAACAACCTGCCCGCGGTACTGGCCCTGCTGCCGGTCGCGGCGCACGGCGGCGCCGGCCCCGTGCTCGCGGTGCTGATCGGCGTGAACCTCGGCCCGAACCTGACATACGTCGGCTCGCTGGCCACGCTCCTGTGGCGGCGCACCCTCCAGGACCGCGGCAACGCCCCGGACGTGGGCACCTTCACCCGGCTCGGCCTGCTGACCGTACCGGCGGGGCTGGTCCTGTCGACGCTGGCGCTGTGGGGGGCTTTGCAGGTCATCGGCGCCTAGGACCCGGTACGGCCGCCGCCCTGCAGCGGTCCCTCCCAGTCCACCGCCTCGACACCGTCCTCCGCCACGGTCAGCCGTACCCCCGCCCGCCCGTCACCCAGGACGGCCGTCGCGTCGACCACCACGTCGATACGGTGCGGTGCCGACGTCCTGCTCCGCTCGCCCGCGTCCGTGAGCGCCGTCCGCAACTCCTCGATCAGCGCGTCGCCGCTCGCCTTGCCGACCCGCGCGTCCACCGGGCCCACGAACCGGACCGACGGCCGGACGCCCAGGCGAGGGGCCGCGGCACCGGTTTCCTGGAGGATGCGGGTGCGCAGCCCCGCCGGTGTGCCGGCGGGGCCCTGCTGGAGAGCGATGATCGCGGTGCGTATCTCCTGGATCGTCGCGTCCAGTTCGTCCACGGCCTGGCCCAGGCCCTCCCGCACCTCCGGCACCACCGTCCTGCGCTGGGTGCCCTCCAGGAGCATCCCGGTCGCGAACAGGCGCTGTATGACGAGGTCGTGCAGGTCGCGGGCGATGCGGTCGCGGTCCTCGTAGACGGCCAGCCGTTCGCGGTCGCGCTGCGCGCCCGCCAGGACGAGCGCGAGCGCGGCCTGCCCGGCGAACTGCGCCGCCAGGGTCCGTTCGGACGAGGTGAAGCGCCGCTCGCCGGGGGCCCGGCACAGCGCGAGCGCGCCCAGCACCTTCCCCCAGCCTCCGGCCGGGTGGGCCCCCGTCTCGCTGCGCAGCGGCAGCAGCATGGCCGGGCCGTAGTGGCGGGCGAGCGGGGAGACCGAACGCGGGTCGGCGGCGAAGTCGTCCGCGTGGACGGCCAGTCCGGCGCGCAGCTGGTGGACGACCGGGCTCTCCGGCGGGATCACGCCCCGGTACGCCTCGTCGCGGGCCGGGTCCGGCAGGAGCGTGGCGAGCGCCGCGACCTCCATACCCCCCTCCGAGTGCGGCAGCAGCACCGCCCCCGTCACCGCCTCGGCCAGCTCCCGGCCCCGCTCGGCGACGACCGCGAGCGCGTCCTCGGGTGCCGTACGGGGCGTGGGTCCGGCCAGTAGCGCGGTCGTGACGGAGGCGGCGCCGTCGATCCAGCGGCGGCGCTGCCGGGCCGCCGCGTACAACCGGGCGTTGCTCATGGCGATGCCCGCCTCGGTGGCCAGCACCCGCACCAGGTGCAGGTCCTCGGCGTCGAACTCCGCGCCGTCCCGCTTGTCCGCGAGGTAGAGGGTCCCGAACCGCTCGCCGTGTGCCCTGATGGGCACGCCGAGGAAGGAACGTATCGGCGGATGGCCGGGCGGCAGCGCCCCGCAGGCGCGCGGGTCCCGGGTGACATCGGCGATGCGGACCGCGTCGGTGCCGTGCAGCAGCGCGCCGATGATCCGGCTGCGCTCCGGAAGGCGGCCGATCCGGCGCTCGTCCTCGGGGGAGACGCCGTGCGCGATCAGGTCGCACAGCGCGACGCCGTCCTCGTCGAGCAGGCCGACGGCGGCGTACCGGGCGGAGGTCAGGGCCGCGGCGGTGTCCGCGACGCGGCGCATC includes:
- a CDS encoding SLC13 family permease, with amino-acid sequence MSTTVAEILSLLLLVCVLVFAVRRPGGAPEAVVAVPAAGLLVVAGAVSPSAAWQQVHTLLPVVGFLAAVLVLAHLCAREGLFEAAGAALARRCAGRPRLLLAGVFVLAAAVTAVLSLDATVVLLTPVIVATAAHARARARPHLYACAHLANSASLLLPVSNLTNLLALGAAGLSFTRFAALMALPWVVAVVFEYVVFRRFFGAELREDAGDGAPRTGTAGDGDTPDPPPLPVFALVVLSLTLAGFVVTSFAGLNPAWAALAGVLVLGIRALARRETTVTGVVGAAKPFFCLFVLALGIVVQAVVDNGLGDAVDRLLPAGSSLPALLGVAAFAALLANVINNLPAVLALLPVAAHGGAGPVLAVLIGVNLGPNLTYVGSLATLLWRRTLQDRGNAPDVGTFTRLGLLTVPAGLVLSTLALWGALQVIGA
- a CDS encoding sensor histidine kinase — translated: MPHHPHCHGPATPDASGSPDPAEGTAQRLRDLPDSLLPRLPQLLEAMVTVGADLDLTGAMRRVADTAAALTSARYAAVGLLDEDGVALCDLIAHGVSPEDERRIGRLPERSRIIGALLHGTDAVRIADVTRDPRACGALPPGHPPIRSFLGVPIRAHGERFGTLYLADKRDGAEFDAEDLHLVRVLATEAGIAMSNARLYAAARQRRRWIDGAASVTTALLAGPTPRTAPEDALAVVAERGRELAEAVTGAVLLPHSEGGMEVAALATLLPDPARDEAYRGVIPPESPVVHQLRAGLAVHADDFAADPRSVSPLARHYGPAMLLPLRSETGAHPAGGWGKVLGALALCRAPGERRFTSSERTLAAQFAGQAALALVLAGAQRDRERLAVYEDRDRIARDLHDLVIQRLFATGMLLEGTQRRTVVPEVREGLGQAVDELDATIQEIRTAIIALQQGPAGTPAGLRTRILQETGAAAPRLGVRPSVRFVGPVDARVGKASGDALIEELRTALTDAGERSRTSAPHRIDVVVDATAVLGDGRAGVRLTVAEDGVEAVDWEGPLQGGGRTGS